From Mesotoga sp. Brook.08.105.5.1, one genomic window encodes:
- a CDS encoding transposase — protein MPRSARVVFEGVVHHITQRGNYRQSIFEDSADRKKYIEFVSEYSRKYEMKIYAYCLMTNHVHFLAAPLRNDSLAMTFKYTNMRYSSYFNKKNRRAGHLWQARFYSCPLHRDHALEALKYVERNPVRAKMVHFPWEYEWSSAREHVGMSVMVDVSDESDSSSRDAGSKSVDIGEEQVRPRSITTDEKVSEGNALSSKVSIASGKNIQLSSLKDFDLNWNPEGWREFLGFPDEDDFLSRIRGNTFSGKPLFAENLVADLEKELGVSLTRRPIGRPKKS, from the coding sequence TGTTCATCACATTACTCAAAGAGGTAATTATAGGCAGAGCATATTTGAGGATTCTGCCGACAGGAAGAAGTACATTGAGTTCGTCAGTGAGTATTCGAGAAAGTATGAAATGAAGATCTACGCTTACTGTCTTATGACCAATCACGTGCATTTCTTAGCGGCTCCCCTTAGAAACGATTCACTTGCAATGACCTTCAAGTACACCAATATGCGGTACTCAAGCTACTTCAACAAGAAGAACCGGAGAGCCGGCCATCTCTGGCAGGCGCGCTTCTACTCATGTCCCCTGCATCGCGATCACGCCCTGGAGGCACTCAAGTATGTTGAAAGGAATCCCGTTCGGGCCAAGATGGTTCACTTTCCCTGGGAGTATGAATGGTCGAGCGCTAGGGAACACGTTGGTATGAGTGTGATGGTAGACGTTTCCGATGAAAGCGATAGCTCTTCTAGAGATGCTGGCAGTAAATCTGTGGACATAGGTGAAGAGCAAGTTCGTCCCCGATCTATCACGACAGATGAGAAAGTCTCTGAAGGCAACGCTCTATCTTCTAAGGTTTCAATAGCTTCCGGCAAGAACATTCAACTTTCTTCGTTGAAGGATTTCGATCTCAACTGGAATCCAGAAGGCTGGAGAGAGTTTCTTGGCTTTCCGGATGAAGATGATTTTCTCAGTAGAATCAGGGGAAATACGTTTTCTGGAAAGCCTTTGTTTGCCGAGAATCTTGTAGCCGATCTTGAGAAGGAGCTCGGTGTCTCACTTACAAGAAGACCAATAGGGAGACCGAAGAAGAGTTAG